One window from the genome of Rana temporaria unplaced genomic scaffold, aRanTem1.1, whole genome shotgun sequence encodes:
- the LOC120922033 gene encoding cytochrome b-c1 complex subunit 6, mitochondrial, which translates to MVLEMQKVLAGEPEEEEKEEEEEEDMVDPLETVRAHCEQTEKCAKIREHLEICETRVNSRSNTQEECVEELFDFLHARDHCVAHKLFKQLK; encoded by the exons ATGGTTCTGGAGATGCAGAAAGTTCTGGCCGGAGAGCCCGAGGAGGAGgaaaag gaggaagaggaggaggaagatatGGTG gatccgCTGGAGACGGTGAGAGCGCACTGCGAGCAGACGGAGAAATGTGCGAAGATTCGGGAACATCTGGAGATCTGTGAGACCCGAGTCAACTCCCGATCCAACACCCAGGAGGAGTGTGTGGAGGAATTGTTCGACTTTCTGCATGCCAGGGACCACTGT GTCGCTCACAAGCTTTTCAAACAGCTGAAGTAA